Proteins from a single region of Bombus pascuorum chromosome 5, iyBomPasc1.1, whole genome shotgun sequence:
- the LOC132907585 gene encoding GTP-binding nuclear protein Ran — protein MAQMAQNVEIPTFKCVLVGDGGTGKTTFVKRHLTGEFEKKYVATLGVEVHPLIFHTNRGPIRFNVWDTAGQEKFGGLRDGYYIQGQCAVIMFDVTSRVTYKNVPNWHRDLVRVCENIPIVLCGNKVDIKDRKVKAKSIVFHRKKNLQYYDISAKSNYNFEKPFLWLGRKLIGDANLEFVAMPALLPPEVTMDPQWQQQIEKDLKEAQETALPEDDEDL, from the exons ATGGCACAAATGGCACAGAATGTTGAGATTCCAACTTTCAAATGTGTACTAGTAGGTGACGGCGGTACTGGAAAAACGACGTTCGTCAAGCGGCACTTGACCGGTGAATTCGAAAAAAAGTATGTCGCAACTTTAGGTGTCGAGGTACATCCTCTGATCTTTCACACGAACCGTGGTCCGATTCGTTTCAACGTTTGGGATACAGCTGGTCAAGAAAAGTTTGGTGGTCTGAGAGACGGATATTACATTCAAGGACAGTGTGCTGTCATCATGTTTGACGTTACGTCAAGAGTAACGTACAAAAACGTACCTAACTGGCATAGAGATTTGGTTCGTGTTTGTGAGAATATACCTATAGTTCTATGTGGGAATAAAGTTGACATTAAGGATAGGAAAGTAAAAGCCAAGAGCATCGTCTTTCATAGGAAGAAGAATCTACAG TACTACGACATCAGTGCAAAGAGCAATTACAATTTTGAGAAACCTTTCTTATGGTTGGGACGTAAGCTGATCGGTGATGCAAATCTTGAATTCGTTGCGATGCCAGCTCTTCTTCCTCCGGAAGTTACAATGGATCCACAGTGGCAGCAACAGATAGAGAAAGATCTTAAGGAAGCACAAGAGACAGCGCTACCAGAAGATGATGAAGATCTTTAG
- the LOC132907578 gene encoding SCO-spondin has translation MRGNGETIVVLLFAIAIDRLGTIVVGSAARTVSARLDDRCTRDAECDSSIEGSHCRNGYCRCLPYFAAYNGTHCLEATLLGQECLVDEQCTLKVANSGCLDGFCGCRDGFLQFRRHTCLGPAKLGQVCYEHAHCRLWQRNSHCDFLIPNLFGRCQCTAPMRRENDICRPDDLVRPLPLFDNFSTETIATATMSSRHDEQTQTFDDRREDEAEEEMETGVRIDWLKNDTAQSAIPSFPLDATTETTNPFHSQNVLPTADYDNRDDAIVVEAFTETVSSTEWTSAFASKTDRQAEVEATEPPSAISLGHDCVSDLECRLADPYSRCIDGTCDCGFRGNGSCSARNTGCAAGTFQCTSSGKCISWFFVCDGRPDCGDGSDERCSVREGGTECPVQAFRCGRSDVCVSRALMCDGKRDCPRGEDEFGCNNRRKCPEGAFRCDNGQCLPAYEFCNAVVSCRDGSDEPKGVCRRQVGSRGRVATRHCPFRCDNSRCRSDAIACSGRDGCGDGSDEKRCSVCRCPRFP, from the exons ATGCGTGGCAACGGTGAAACGATCGTCGTTCTTCTCTTTGCGatcgcgatcgatcgtttg GGGACGATCGTCGTGGGCTCGGCAGCGAGGACGGTGAGCGCGCGGCTGGACGACCGATGTACCAGGGACGCGGAATGCGATTCCAGCATCGAGGGTAGTCACTGTCGGAACGGCTATTGTCGCTGTTTGCCCTACTTTGCCGCGTACAACGGAACGCACTGCCTCGAGG CGACTCTTTTGGGCCAGGAGTGTCTCGTCGATGAGCAATGCACCTTGAAAGTAGCCAACAGCGGCTGCTTGGACGGCTTCTGCGGCTGCAGGGATGGTTTCCTCCAATTTCGTCGGCACACGTGTCTGGGTC CGGCGAAACTCGGCCAAGTTTGCTACGAGCACGCTCATTGTCGTCTATGGCAGCGGAACTCACACTGTGATTTCTTGATCCCCAACTTGTTCGGACGTTGCCAATGCACGGCGCCTATGCGTCGCGAAAATGATATTTGCCGACCCGACGATCTGGTTAGACCTTTACCGTTGTTCGACAATTTCTCGACGGAAACGATCGCGACAGCGACGATGTCGTCCCGCCACGACGAGCAAACTCAGACGTTCGACGATCGGCGAGAGGACGAGGCGGAGGAAGAGATGGAAACAG GAGTTCGAATTGACTGGCTGAAAAATGACACTGCGCAGTCGGCAATCCCATCGTTTCCCCTTGACGCGACCACCGAGACGACGAATCCTTTCCACTCGCAAAACGTCTTACCGACGGCGGACTACGACAACAGAGACGACGCTATCGTGGTCGAGGCATTCACCGAAACCGTGTCGTCGACGGAATGGACGTCAG CGTTCGCTTCGAAAACGGATCGACAGGCGGAGGTGGAGGCGACCGAGCCGCCATCGGCCATCAGTTTAGGACACGATTGCGTTTCCGATTTGGAATGCCGGCTGGCGGATCCCTACTCGAGATGCATCGACGGAACCTGCGATTGTGGTTTCCGAGGAAACGGAAGCTGCTCCGCGAGAAATACCGGTTGCGCGGCTGGTACCTTCCAATGCACGAGTTCCGGAAAATGTATCAGTTGGTTCTTCGTTTGCGACGGACGGCCGGACTGCGGCGACGGCTCGGACGAACGATGCTCGGTGCGAGAAGGAGGGACGGAGTGCCCTGTACAAGCATTCAGATGTGGTAGGAGCGACGTTTGCGTGTCGAGAGCGTTAATGTGCGACGGTAAACGGGACTGTCCGCGAGGCGAGGACGAATTCGGCTGCAACAATCGACGGA AATGTCCGGAAGGAGCGTTCAGGTGTGACAACGGACAATGCCTGCCAGCGTACGAGTTCTGCAACGCCGTGGTGTCTTGTCGCGACGGAAGCGACGAGCCAAAAGGAGTTTGTCGAAGGCAAGTCGGAAGCCGCGGCAGAGTAGCCACCAGACATTGTCCGTTCAGATGCGACAACAGCAGGTGTCGATCGGACGCGATCGCCTGCAGCGGCCGCGACGGCTGCGGCGACGGCTCGGATGAGAAACGCTGTTCCGTTTGTA GATGTCCCCGATTTCCTTAA
- the LOC132907568 gene encoding uncharacterized protein LOC132907568: MVSRTSKPVPVTDEISSRKLVRRSQLIVDCLRRRPSFVLLLLPAAFLASLYVVSSEKDYDLEPRYPSFVKSYNTADGTMEGYLVWNSRCQMPSKKPVDPSIRSYVKKKTFEKCANEPPFTGLSLRENGTVVLSVNPAIAARHPGLRCCWSPVYRAEKQPKKPTKDNNVDTSIVVKRCESFEKETTTPDDAQAVMVSCTVDSKTDGGGGQRGKPIYENVHAIPNPEKVRDRTRRNDSQQSTTFGTVALSRKLSVLLLGIDSVSRLNFIRSMPITERYLLETGWLRFDGYNKMGDNTFPNLMAILTGQNQSQAYSLCKPTVPYMLDRCPFLWRNFRDAGYATAYGEDETALNTFNYLKMGFVEQPTDYYLRPYMLACEKLLKVRKRFGLKYCTGPETSFDRILDYAIEYARVFRGSPYFGFFWTISVSHENANGLSSMDGRLLDKLKRLESEGIANDTMIVLLSDHGMRWGPIRNTFVGWYEERLPFLYLWLPEWLREERPEAYSSLRANQRRLISPFDLYETLRDVLQLSGGSANPSSGCPGCRSLLAGPVPLERGCSDVGISSHWCACSAFESADPRDPIVQKGAQVFLDHVDKLLDGYRDKKGRRLCAKLRLKKLHRVDRVIDFGNSSSVAYFYMIQVSPGDGKFEVTVRYHENGTYTLSDHEVSRINPYASTAECLDRGTKQYCHCLK, encoded by the exons ATGGTTTCGCGAACATCGAAGCCGGTGCCTGTCACCGACGAAATCTCCTCGCGGAAACTCGTGAGACGGTCCCAGTTGATCGTCGATTGCCTTCGTCGACGACCGAGTTTCGTTCTGCTGCTGTTGCCTGCTGCTTTCCTGGCCAGTCTCTATGTCGTTTCTTCGGAAAAGGATTACGATCTCGAGCCACGATATCCGTCCTTCGTCAAGTCATACAACACGGCCGACG GTACGATGGAAGGCTACCTAGTGTGGAATTCGAGATGCCAAATGCCTTCGAAGAAACCCGTTGACCCGTCGATCCGATCTTACGTGAAGAAGAAGACGTTTGAAAAATGCGCGAACGAGCCGCCGTTTACCGGTTTGTCCCTACGAGAAAACGGCACCGTGGTTCTGTCCGTGAACCCAGCCATTGCGGCTCGTCATCCCGGCCTCAGATGCTGTTGGTCGCCGGTGTACAGAGCCGAGAAACAACCGAAGAAACCGACCAAAGATAACAACGTGGATACGTCGATCGT GGTGAAACGATGCGAGAGCTTCGAGAAGGAAACGACGACGCCCGACGACGCCCAGGCTGTGATGGTCAGCTGCACCGTCGATTCGAAGACGGACGGTGGCGGTGGACAACGCGGTAAGCCGATCTACGAGAACGTTCATGCCATTCCGAACCCTGAGAAGGTTCGCGATCGGACGCGACGCAACGACAGCCAGCAGTCGACCACGTTCGGCACCGTGGCTCTTTCGAGAAAGCTGAGCGTCCTGCTGCTTGGCATCGACAGCGTCAGTCGATTGAACTTTATACGTAGCATGCCGATCACCGAGAGATACCTGCTGGAAACCGGCTGGCTTCGATTCGACGGATACAACAAGATGGGCGACAATACGTTTCCCAACTTGATGGCCATCCTGACCGGACAGAACCAGTCGCAAGCCTACTCGTTGTGCAAACCGACCGTTCCGTACATGCTCGATCGTTGTCCCTTCCTCTGGCGGAATTTTCGCGACGCGGGCTACGCCACTGCCTATGGCGAGGACGAAACGGCTCTCAACACCTTCAACTATCTCAAGATGGGCTTCGTCGAACAGCCGACCGACTATTACCTTCGACCTTACATGCTCGCCTGCGAGAAGTTGCTGAAAGTGAGAAAGAG ATTCGGCCTCAAGTATTGCACCGGACCCGAGACCAGCTTCGATAGAATTCTCGATTACGCGATCGAGTACGCGCGAGTGTTTCGCGGTTCGCCGTATTTTGGCTTCTTCTGGACGATCAGCGTGAGCCACGAGAACGCGAACGGACTGTCGTCGATGGACGGCCGACTTCTCGACAAGCTGAAGCGACTGGAAAGCGAGGGCATCGCGAACGACACGATGATCGTCCTGCTGAGCGACCACGGAATGCGCTGGGGACCGATCAGGAACACGTTCGTCGGGTGGTACGAGGAGAGGCTGCCGTTCCTCTACCTTTGGCTTCCCGAATGGTTGCGAGAAGAACGGCCAGAGGCGTATTCGTCGCTGCGCGCCAATCAACGTCGGTTGATCTCGCCGTTCGACCTCTACGAAACACTGAGGGACGTGCTGCAGTTGTCGGGTGGCTCGGCCAATCCGTCCTCGGGGTGCCCCGGATGTCGCAGCCTGCTTGCCGGCCCGGTACCCCTCGAGAGAGGTTGCTCCGACGTCGGAATCTCGTCTCATTGGTGCGCCTGTAGCGCCTTCGAGTCGGCAGATCCTCGCGATCCGATCGTTCAGAAGGGGGCGCAGGTGTTCCTCGATCACGTGGACAAGCTGCTCGACGGCTATCGGGACAAGAAGGGAAGACGGTTGTGCGCGAAACTCCGTTTGAAGAAGCTGCACCGTGTAGACCGCGTGATCGACTTTGGAAACTCGAGCAGCGTCGCCTACTTCTACATGATACAAGTGAGCCCCGGCGATGGAAAGTTCGAGGTGACGGTTCGATACCACGAGAACGGAACCTACACCCTGTCCGACCACGAGGTTAGCAGGATCAATCCCTACGCCTCTACCGCGGAGTGCTTGGATCGCGGAACCAAGCAATATTGCCATTGTCTCAAGTAA
- the LOC132907579 gene encoding elongation factor Tu, mitochondrial-like, producing MLFTTKIICNSAFRHTVKQLFLVEHLVKHQFYGQLRAGTYLSSLVTQRFYSSKQVFSRSKPHCNVGTIGHVDHGKTTLTAAITKVLSQMELATAKEYSDIDKAPEEKARGITINVAHVEYQTEKRHYGHTDCPGHADYIKNMITGTSQMDGAILVVAATDGTMPQTREHLLLAKQIGITNIVVFINKVDIADNEMVDLVEMEIRELLTEMGYDGLNVPVIKGSALCAIEGTNSDIGRDAIMKLLEAVDSYIPTPVRELDKPFCLPIENIYSVTGRGTVVTGRLERGKIKKGMECEVLGYNKKMKATITGIEMFHQTLEEAEAGDQMGALLRGLKRDDVRRGMIMCKPGSMSAYDHLECQLYMLTPAEGGRKKPINNLMQAQVFSKTWDCAAQVNVQKDLIMPGEDFSVTLKLLRPMVCEKGQRFTIRSGSTTIATGVITKILTGLTENERLSLLAGRKKTKKLEAQA from the exons ATGCTATTTACtacgaaaataatttgcaattcCG CATTCAGGCACACTGTGAAGCAACTATTTTTAGTTGAGCATCTTGTTAAACAC CAATTTTATGGTCAGTTACGAGCAGGAACATATTTATCGAGTCTGGTAACGCAAAGGTTTTATAGCTCGAAACAAGTGTTCAGTAGGAGTAAGCCCCATTGTAACGTTGGTACAATCGGACATGTCGATCATGGAAAAACGACGCTTACAGCAGCTATTACCAAGG TTCTTTCTCAAATGGAACTCGCAACAGCGAAAGAATACTCTGATATTGATAAAGCACCCGAAGAAAAAGCACGTGGTATAACTATTAATGTCGCGCATGTTGAATATCAGACAGAGAAACGCCATTATGGACATACCGATTGTCCAGGACATGCGGATTATATCAAAAACATGATTACTGGAACGTCACAGATGGATGGAGCTATACTTGTCGTTGCTGCTACAGATGGTACCATGCCACAAACTCGAGAGCATCTACTTCTTGCTAAGCAGATTGGTATCACTAACATTGTCGTTTTCATCAATAAG gTTGACATTGCAGACAATGAAATGGTCGATTTAGTAGAAATGGAAATAAGAGAGTTGTTAACCGAAATGGGTTATGATGGACTAAACGTACCTGTTATTAAAGGTAGTGCCCTTTGTGCGATAGAGGGTACTAATTCAGACATAGGACGGGATGCTATAATGAAATTGTTAGAGGCTGTGGATTCTTATATTCCAACCCCTGTGAGAGAATTGGACAAACCTTTCTGCTTAccgatagaaaatatttactctGTTACGGGTAGAGGGACGGTAGTTACTGGCAGATTGGAACGTGGAAAGATAAAGAAGGGCATGGAATGTGAGGTGCTTGGGTACAACAAGAAAATGAAGGCCACGATAACAGGAATAGAAATGTTTCATCAAACGTTGGAAGAAGCCGAGGCGGGAGACCAAATGGGTGCTTTGCTTAGAGGTTTAAAAAGAGATGACGTCAGAAGGGGTATGATAATGTGTAAACCAGGAAGTATGAGTGCCTACGATCATTTGGAATGTCAATTGTACATGCTGACTCCTGCGGAAGGAGGTAGGAAAAAGCCTATTAATAATCTCATGCAAGCTCAAGTGTTTTCCAAGACTTGGGATTGCGCAGCTCAGGTAAATGTGCAAAAGGACTTGATCATGCCTGGCGAAGACTTCag TGTTACGTTAAAATTGTTAAGACCAATGGTGTGTGAAAAGGGCCAGCGATTTACGATAAGATCTGGCTCAACGACTATAGCAACTGGAGTAATCACGAAAATTTTGACAGGTCTCACCGAAAACGAACGATTAAGTCTTCTCGCAggtagaaagaaaacaaagaaactaGAGGCGCAAGCTTAA
- the LOC132907581 gene encoding uncharacterized protein LOC132907581 has protein sequence MTTETVLLFLTCYFLVGSTADYQFLRDNYVEEDAQQYDDFDRLASLRKYAYDDDRESRRNIDDELENWTGRWMPDRPNDFTPSPKVLAKVDQMTLSGSSQSLHGVPMGHPSRNCDDAKTNLTMDWDGNPINYTCYDNKIIPNRNTVALKYCERVPKYYVATHKCMYEEITYDDDVPLFGPHRPLWPIYGEYKFLPKQRWLHNLEHGAIVALYHPCANPMEVRRLKSLVSNCLRRHVISPYNLLDKRRPFVLVTWGCRLSMSYVDPKLVVGFIRGHALQGPEEIAREGDFAENLLHPAEIVSDLEDTVLCPNVRTVQRN, from the exons ATGACAACGGAGACTGTTTTACTTTTTTTGACGTGTTACTTTCTTGTGGGAAGCACCGCGGATTACCAATTCCTAAGGGACAATTACGTCGAAG AAGATGCACAACAGTACGACGATTTCGACCGATTAGCCTCGTTACGGAAGTACGCGTACGACGATGACCGCGAGAGTCGTCGAAACATCGACGATGAATTGGAGAATTGGACTGGCCGATGGATGCCCGACAGGCCAAACGACTTCACTCCATCTCCCAAAGTACTTGCAAAGGTCGATCAGATGACGCTCTCTGGATCCTCTCAATCCCTTCACGGAGTACCGATGGGACACCCGTCAAGAAACTGCGACGATGCCAAA ACCAACTTGACCATGGATTGGGACGGTAATCCGATCAATTACACCTGCTACGACAATAAAATCATCCCGAATAGAAACACGGTAGCGCTCAAGTACTGCGAACGCGTTCCAAAGTATTACGTG GCTACGCATAAATGCATGTACGAGGAAATAACATACGACGACGACGTTCCGCTGTT CGGACCACACAGGCCACTCTGGCCCATCTACGgcgaatacaaatttttaccgAAGCAGAGGTGGCTCCATAATCTCGAG CATGGAGCGATCGTCGCATTGTATCATCCATGCGCCAATCCCATGGAAGTAAGACGTTTGAAGAGTCTGGTCTCGAACTGTCTACGGAGACACGTGATCAGCCCGTACAACCTGCTAGACAAACGCCGT CCATTCGTTTTGGTTACGTGGGGGTGTCGTCTGAGCATGTCTTACGTGGATCCTAAACTGGTGGTTGGATTCATTCGCGGGCACGCTCTTCAGGGGCCGGAGGAGATCGCGAGGGAAGGCGATTTCGCAGAAAATCTGCTACATCCGGCTGAAATCGTGTCCGATCTCGAGGATACAGTTTTATGCCCGAACGTGCGTACAGTTCAACGCAATTAA
- the LOC132907584 gene encoding syntaxin-1A isoform X2, which produces MTKDRLAALVAAQSDDDDVADDVSVNVGGPDDFMTEFFAEVEEIREMIDRIQTNVEDVKKKHSAILSAPQTDEKVKMELEDLMSDIKKTANKVRAKLKVIEQNIEQEEHTNKSSADLRIRKTQHSTLSRKFVEVMTEYNRTQTDYRERCKGRIQRQLEITGRTTTNEELEEMLEQGNPAVFTQGIIMETQQAKQTLADIEARHADIIKLENSIRELHDMFMDMAMLVESQGEMIDRIEYHVEHAVDYVQTATQDTKKALKYQSKARRKMIFIVICVLISVVILIAIIIGSVPS; this is translated from the exons ATGACTAAGGATAGATTAGCAGCCCTCGTTGCG GCCCAGTCGGACGACGATGACGTGGCGGACGATGTTTCCGTCAACGTTGGCGGGCCAGATGATTTTATGACCGAATTTTTCGCGGAG GTGGAGGAGATCCGCGAAATGATAGACAGGATCCAGACGAACGTAGAGGATGTGAAGAAAAAACATAGTGCCATCTTATCGGCACCACAAACCGACGAAA AGGTTAAAATGGAATTGGAAGACCTGATGTCCGATATCAAGAAAACGGCCAATAAAGTCAGAGCTAAGTTGAAGG tgatagaacaaaatatcGAGCAAGAAGAGCACACGAACAAATCTTCGGCGGATTTGAGGATACGCAAGACACAGCATTCGACGCTTTCGAGGAAGTTCGTCGAAGTAATGACGGAGTACAATCGAACGCAAACCGATTACAGAGAACGGTGTAAGGGAAGGATACAACGACAGCTGGAAATCA CCGGTAGGACGACCACCAACGAGGAACTGGAGGAAATGCTGGAACAAGGAAATCCGGCGGTGTTCACGCAGGGG ATTATCATGGAAACGCAACAAGCGAAACAGACGCTCGCCGATATCGAGGCGCGTCATGCCGACATCATTAAACTAGAAAATTCGATCAGGGAACTTCACGATATGTTCATGGACATGGCGATGTTGGTAGAAAGTCAG GGCGAGATGATAGATCGCATAGAATACCACGTGGAACACGCGGTGGACTACGTGCAGACGGCTACGCAGGACACCAAAAAAGCGCTCAAGTATCAAAGCAAAGCTCGACGG AAAATGATCTTCATCGTAATCTGCGTCTTAATATCGGTCGTGATATTAATCGCCATAATAATAGGAAGCGTTCCGAGCTAA
- the LOC132907584 gene encoding syntaxin-1A isoform X1, which produces MTKDRLAALVAAQSDDDDVADDVSVNVGGPDDFMTEFFAEVEEIREMIDRIQTNVEDVKKKHSAILSAPQTDEKVKMELEDLMSDIKKTANKVRAKLKVIEQNIEQEEHTNKSSADLRIRKTQHSTLSRKFVEVMTEYNRTQTDYRERCKGRIQRQLEITGRTTTNEELEEMLEQGNPAVFTQGIIMETQQAKQTLADIEARHADIIKLENSIRELHDMFMDMAMLVESQGEMIDRIEYHVEHAVDYVQTATQDTKKALKYQSKARRKKIMIMVCLAILAVVLTTTIGGYFGL; this is translated from the exons ATGACTAAGGATAGATTAGCAGCCCTCGTTGCG GCCCAGTCGGACGACGATGACGTGGCGGACGATGTTTCCGTCAACGTTGGCGGGCCAGATGATTTTATGACCGAATTTTTCGCGGAG GTGGAGGAGATCCGCGAAATGATAGACAGGATCCAGACGAACGTAGAGGATGTGAAGAAAAAACATAGTGCCATCTTATCGGCACCACAAACCGACGAAA AGGTTAAAATGGAATTGGAAGACCTGATGTCCGATATCAAGAAAACGGCCAATAAAGTCAGAGCTAAGTTGAAGG tgatagaacaaaatatcGAGCAAGAAGAGCACACGAACAAATCTTCGGCGGATTTGAGGATACGCAAGACACAGCATTCGACGCTTTCGAGGAAGTTCGTCGAAGTAATGACGGAGTACAATCGAACGCAAACCGATTACAGAGAACGGTGTAAGGGAAGGATACAACGACAGCTGGAAATCA CCGGTAGGACGACCACCAACGAGGAACTGGAGGAAATGCTGGAACAAGGAAATCCGGCGGTGTTCACGCAGGGG ATTATCATGGAAACGCAACAAGCGAAACAGACGCTCGCCGATATCGAGGCGCGTCATGCCGACATCATTAAACTAGAAAATTCGATCAGGGAACTTCACGATATGTTCATGGACATGGCGATGTTGGTAGAAAGTCAG GGCGAGATGATAGATCGCATAGAATACCACGTGGAACACGCGGTGGACTACGTGCAGACGGCTACGCAGGACACCAAAAAAGCGCTCAAGTATCAAAGCAAAGCTCGACGG AAGAAGATCATGATCATGGTCTGCCTTGCTATACTCGCCGTCGTTCTGACTACCACCATCGGTGGATATTTTGGGCTGTAA